From a single Sediminibacterium sp. KACHI17 genomic region:
- a CDS encoding DUF3108 domain-containing protein, translated as MKRLFFLSIWLMAFQPISAGDEFCGIRNRAFEEGESISYNVFYSVIGLYVNAGSANFSVSLDKMNNRIAYHVVGKGSSNPSYDWIFKVRDRYESYIDTANLQPLKFIRNIEEGGYKKFENITFNQENNTAVTTEGVFKVPGCIQDVLSSIYYARNIDFSKYKPEEKIPFSMFLDNEVYNLYIKYLGKETIKTKYGKFRAIKFKPLLVKGTLFEGGEKMTVWVSDDPNHIPLRIESPIVVGSVKVDMMQYRNLRYPLSSMISFNR; from the coding sequence ATGAAGCGATTGTTTTTCTTAAGTATTTGGCTGATGGCATTTCAACCCATTTCTGCGGGAGATGAATTCTGTGGTATCCGAAACAGGGCTTTTGAAGAAGGAGAAAGTATTTCTTACAATGTTTTTTATTCTGTGATCGGTTTATATGTGAATGCAGGATCTGCTAACTTCTCTGTTTCACTTGATAAAATGAATAACCGCATCGCTTATCATGTGGTAGGAAAAGGGAGTTCAAATCCGAGTTATGACTGGATCTTTAAAGTTCGTGACAGATATGAAAGTTATATTGATACCGCCAATTTGCAGCCTTTAAAATTCATCCGGAATATTGAAGAAGGGGGCTATAAAAAATTCGAGAACATTACTTTTAATCAGGAAAACAATACTGCTGTAACAACTGAAGGTGTATTTAAAGTTCCGGGTTGTATACAAGATGTGCTGAGTTCAATTTATTATGCAAGGAATATTGATTTCAGTAAGTACAAGCCTGAAGAGAAGATCCCTTTCTCGATGTTTCTGGACAATGAAGTATATAATTTGTACATCAAATACCTGGGTAAGGAGACGATCAAAACCAAATACGGTAAGTTCAGGGCCATTAAATTCAAGCCACTATTGGTAAAAGGTACATTGTTTGAAGGAGGTGAAAAAATGACTGTATGGGTAAGTGATGACCCGAATCATATCCCTTTAAGAATTGAAAGTCCGATCGTAGTAGGTAGTGTGAAAGTTGATATGATGCAGTATCGCAATCTTCGTTACCCTTTAAGTTCGATGATCAGTTTCAACCGTTAA
- a CDS encoding DUF3098 domain-containing protein codes for MSETKNTMSPLFTKENYKWMIIGAVIIAIGFFLMSGGKSSDPNVFDYKEVYGTTRITIAPILIVIGLAIEIFAIFKKK; via the coding sequence ATGAGTGAAACAAAAAATACTATGAGCCCACTTTTTACGAAAGAGAATTATAAGTGGATGATCATTGGCGCTGTTATCATTGCTATCGGATTTTTCTTAATGAGTGGTGGCAAAAGCAGTGACCCGAATGTATTTGATTATAAAGAAGTATACGGTACAACTCGCATAACAATTGCGCCAATCCTCATCGTGATCGGTCTGGCAATTGAGATCTTTGCGATTTTCAAGAAGAAATAA
- a CDS encoding undecaprenyl-diphosphate phosphatase translates to MTIFDAIIIAVVEGLTEFLPVSSTGHMIIASSFLGIAKDDFTKLFEVAIQLGAILSVVVLYHKKFFPLNRWNFYLKLLVAVIPALGLGAIFSDKIDALLESPLTVAITMLAGGIVLLFIDKLFQQPIIEKEEDVSFVRALFIGFWQCVAMIPGVSRSAASIIGGMQQKLTRNLAAEFSFFLAVPTMAAATGYKLLKAWKETPEMLTNTDNLIALAVGNIVAFIVAMLAIKFFIGFLQKHGFRLFGWYRVIGGTILLVLVLTGYLK, encoded by the coding sequence ATGACCATTTTCGACGCTATCATCATTGCGGTTGTTGAAGGATTAACGGAATTTTTGCCGGTGTCTTCTACCGGACATATGATCATCGCCAGTTCCTTTTTGGGCATTGCAAAAGATGATTTTACCAAGTTATTTGAAGTGGCTATCCAGTTAGGTGCCATTCTTTCTGTCGTGGTATTGTATCACAAGAAATTTTTCCCGCTTAACCGTTGGAATTTTTACCTCAAACTATTGGTAGCCGTGATCCCTGCGCTGGGATTAGGCGCTATTTTTTCGGATAAGATCGATGCATTGCTGGAAAGTCCATTGACCGTTGCGATCACTATGCTAGCAGGTGGTATTGTATTGTTGTTCATTGATAAATTATTTCAGCAACCAATCATTGAGAAAGAAGAAGACGTGAGTTTTGTTCGAGCACTATTCATTGGATTCTGGCAATGTGTAGCCATGATACCGGGCGTGAGCAGAAGTGCTGCAAGTATCATTGGCGGTATGCAGCAAAAATTGACCAGAAATCTAGCGGCCGAATTTTCTTTTTTTCTTGCGGTTCCCACAATGGCTGCAGCAACCGGTTATAAATTATTGAAGGCCTGGAAAGAAACACCTGAAATGCTGACCAATACTGATAATCTCATTGCTTTAGCAGTTGGTAATATCGTAGCGTTCATTGTAGCAATGCTTGCCATTAAATTCTTTATAGGTTTTCTGCAAAAACATGGATTCCGCTTATTTGGCTGGTACCGTGTGATTGGTGGAACGATCCTGCTGGTATTGGTGTTGACGGGATACTTGAAATGA
- the leuS gene encoding leucine--tRNA ligase: protein MEYNFRDIEKKWQKEWTDTKAYQVSNNSTKPKYYVLDMFPYPSGAGLHVGHPLGYIASDIVSRFKRLKGFNVLHPMGYDAFGLPAEQYALEHGVHPAKSTAQNIDNFRKQLDNIGFSYDWDREVRTCDADYYKWTQWIFLQLFNSFYDRHQQKAVSIRELINAFEQEGNTKHICPGNPALQFTAEAWKSFTEKERQDILMDYRLAFCGYGEVNWCEALGTVLANDEVVNGVSERGGHPVVKKKLRQWYLRITEYADRLLSGLDTIEFSEAMKEMQTNWIGKSSGAEISFKLQTASHQQEQSSLQLLVYTTRPDTIFGVDFMVVAPEHELIEKITTPEQKEAVETYITYVKSRSDRERQAEKKITGCFTGAYAINPFDGRAIPVWISEYVLAGYGTGAIMAVPCGDERDFKFAKHFNIPITNIIGDAFDGTDANSTKDAVLSNSGFLNGMKMRDAIEVVITKLEEMGIGKRKVNYKMRDAAFSRQRYWGEPFPIVWQDGVAYPLDEKELPLLLPDVESYGPGPDGEGPLANLNDWKNTTYNGKPAVRETNTMPGYAGSSWYFLRYMDPNNQEAFCEKKVSDYWNQVDLYIGGTEHAVGHLLYSRMWTKALYDLGYIGFDEPFRKLLNQGMIQGSSRFVYRKKGTQTFVSASLINGVEVDELHVDVNIVDGVELDIEAFKKWRNGEYANAEFILEDGKYICGVEVEKMSKSKFNTVNPDTLVEKFGADTFRMYEMFLGPVDQSKPWDTKGIEGVHRFLKKLWRLFLDEEKGKVWNDETPTAAELKVLHRTIKKIDDDTERYSFNTAVSSFMICVNELSDLKCHKKQILQELLILLTPYAPHIAAELWKQLGNEGSVLDANFPVFNAAYVTETSKEYPISINGKTRTNISIALDATEDQVKEIVLANELVQKWMEGKPLKKLIFVKGKMINVVI, encoded by the coding sequence ATGGAATACAATTTCAGGGATATTGAAAAGAAATGGCAGAAAGAATGGACGGATACCAAAGCCTATCAGGTAAGCAATAACAGCACCAAGCCTAAATATTATGTGCTGGATATGTTCCCGTATCCAAGTGGTGCAGGTTTACACGTTGGCCACCCATTGGGTTATATCGCTTCTGATATCGTGAGCCGTTTTAAAAGACTGAAGGGATTCAATGTATTGCATCCGATGGGTTATGACGCATTTGGTTTACCTGCTGAGCAATACGCTTTGGAGCATGGGGTACATCCGGCAAAAAGTACAGCTCAGAATATCGATAATTTCAGAAAGCAATTAGACAATATCGGATTCAGCTATGACTGGGATCGCGAAGTGCGTACCTGTGATGCTGATTATTATAAATGGACGCAATGGATTTTCTTGCAACTATTCAATAGCTTCTACGATCGTCATCAGCAAAAAGCAGTATCGATCCGGGAGCTCATCAACGCATTTGAACAAGAGGGAAATACCAAACATATTTGCCCCGGTAATCCTGCACTACAATTCACTGCTGAAGCTTGGAAATCATTTACTGAAAAAGAGCGACAAGATATTTTGATGGATTATCGCCTTGCCTTTTGTGGTTATGGCGAAGTGAATTGGTGCGAAGCATTGGGAACAGTACTGGCCAATGATGAAGTGGTGAATGGAGTGAGCGAACGTGGCGGACATCCTGTGGTCAAGAAGAAATTACGTCAATGGTATTTACGTATCACAGAATATGCAGATCGTTTGCTCAGCGGACTTGACACTATCGAGTTCAGCGAAGCGATGAAAGAAATGCAGACGAATTGGATCGGTAAATCTTCAGGAGCGGAGATTAGCTTCAAGCTGCAGACTGCAAGCCATCAACAAGAACAATCAAGCTTGCAGCTTCTTGTTTATACTACTCGTCCCGATACCATTTTCGGTGTTGATTTTATGGTGGTGGCGCCGGAGCATGAACTGATTGAAAAGATCACAACACCTGAGCAGAAAGAAGCGGTAGAGACATACATCACTTATGTAAAAAGCAGGAGTGACAGAGAGCGTCAGGCAGAGAAAAAAATTACGGGATGTTTTACAGGAGCTTATGCCATCAATCCTTTTGACGGAAGAGCTATTCCGGTATGGATCTCAGAATATGTACTCGCAGGATACGGTACGGGCGCCATCATGGCGGTTCCTTGCGGTGATGAGCGCGATTTCAAATTTGCCAAACATTTCAATATTCCGATCACCAATATTATTGGCGATGCATTTGATGGAACAGATGCCAATTCTACCAAAGATGCAGTACTGAGCAACAGCGGATTTTTGAATGGTATGAAAATGCGTGATGCCATTGAAGTGGTGATCACCAAGCTGGAAGAAATGGGTATTGGCAAACGCAAAGTGAATTATAAAATGCGTGATGCAGCATTCAGTCGCCAGCGTTATTGGGGCGAACCTTTCCCGATCGTTTGGCAGGATGGTGTTGCGTATCCATTGGATGAAAAAGAATTGCCTTTGTTGTTGCCCGATGTAGAAAGTTATGGCCCTGGTCCGGATGGAGAAGGTCCATTGGCCAATTTGAATGATTGGAAGAATACCACCTACAATGGTAAACCTGCAGTACGCGAGACCAATACCATGCCCGGTTATGCAGGAAGCAGTTGGTATTTCTTACGTTACATGGATCCGAATAATCAAGAAGCCTTTTGCGAGAAGAAAGTCAGTGATTATTGGAATCAAGTGGATCTGTATATCGGTGGTACTGAGCATGCGGTGGGACATTTATTATACAGCCGTATGTGGACCAAAGCCTTGTATGACTTAGGTTATATCGGTTTTGATGAGCCATTTAGGAAATTGTTGAATCAGGGGATGATACAGGGGAGTAGTAGATTTGTGTATAGAAAAAAAGGAACACAGACTTTTGTTTCCGCAAGCCTGATCAACGGGGTAGAAGTAGATGAATTACATGTTGATGTTAATATAGTGGATGGAGTAGAATTGGATATTGAAGCTTTCAAAAAATGGCGCAATGGAGAATATGCCAATGCTGAATTTATTTTGGAAGATGGTAAATATATCTGTGGTGTTGAAGTAGAAAAAATGTCCAAATCCAAATTCAACACCGTAAATCCTGATACATTGGTGGAGAAATTTGGTGCCGATACTTTCCGTATGTATGAAATGTTCTTAGGTCCCGTAGACCAGAGCAAACCTTGGGATACAAAAGGTATCGAAGGCGTACATCGATTCCTGAAAAAATTGTGGCGTTTATTCTTGGATGAAGAGAAAGGAAAAGTGTGGAATGATGAAACGCCAACTGCGGCTGAACTTAAAGTATTACATCGTACCATCAAAAAGATCGATGATGATACAGAGCGTTATAGTTTCAATACGGCTGTGAGTAGTTTTATGATCTGTGTAAATGAGTTGAGTGATCTTAAATGTCATAAAAAACAAATCCTTCAGGAACTGCTGATCCTCTTAACGCCTTATGCACCGCATATTGCGGCAGAACTCTGGAAACAATTGGGTAATGAAGGGTCTGTGTTGGATGCAAACTTCCCTGTATTCAATGCTGCGTATGTTACAGAAACAAGTAAAGAGTATCCGATCAGTATCAATGGTAAAACACGCACCAATATTTCGATTGCATTGGATGCAACGGAAGATCAGGTAAAAGAGATCGTACTTGCCAATGAGCTGGTCCAAAAATGGATGGAAGGAAAGCCATTGAAGAAACTCATCTTCGTAAAAGGTAAAATGATCAACGTAGTCATATAA
- a CDS encoding MFS transporter, with the protein MQTTASKRVINGWAMYDWANSVYNLVITSTIFPAYFEAVTGDGNDATSNDTVRLFGREFVNTSLYNYALGVAFIIVALMSPMLSSIADYRGNKKKFLFFFCTLGSIACSALFFYNSSNLAYGLICMIIACVGYWSSLVFYNSFLPEIAAPADQDRVSAKGFAMGYIGSVILQIICFVFVLMPDTFGITTGKASQISFLLVGIWWWGFGQLALSRLPKSTPAGQPSAHGSIFTHGYKELNKVWKQLTHLPVLKRYLAAFFFYNMGVQTVMLAATLYGKSELNIPTQNLIIAILIIQLVAVPGAYTIAKLSDKLGNFRALMVTVSLWIILCIIGYLLPRDGVNEFYALAVLVGFVMGGIQSLSRSTYAKLMPETKDTTSFFSFYDVTEKIAIVIGMFSFGYINEYTGSQRNSVLALVVFFVIGLILLTFASATKHKQGKVN; encoded by the coding sequence ATGGCTGGGCCATGTATGATTGGGCAAACAGTGTGTACAATCTCGTTATTACCTCTACCATTTTTCCTGCTTATTTCGAAGCTGTTACAGGTGATGGCAATGATGCTACTTCTAATGATACCGTTCGCTTATTTGGCAGAGAGTTTGTCAATACCTCTTTGTACAACTATGCATTGGGAGTTGCTTTTATTATTGTAGCACTCATGTCACCGATGTTATCATCCATTGCAGATTATAGAGGCAACAAGAAAAAATTCCTTTTCTTTTTCTGTACACTTGGAAGTATAGCCTGTAGTGCTTTATTCTTTTATAACAGCAGTAATCTGGCTTACGGGTTGATTTGTATGATCATTGCCTGTGTTGGTTATTGGAGTAGTCTGGTTTTTTATAATTCATTCCTTCCGGAGATTGCAGCACCTGCAGACCAGGATAGGGTCAGTGCTAAAGGCTTTGCGATGGGATATATTGGTAGTGTTATCTTACAGATCATCTGTTTTGTATTTGTATTGATGCCTGATACATTTGGAATCACCACCGGCAAAGCCTCACAGATCTCTTTTTTGCTTGTAGGTATTTGGTGGTGGGGATTTGGACAACTGGCATTGAGCAGACTACCCAAAAGTACACCGGCCGGACAACCCTCTGCTCATGGAAGTATTTTTACGCATGGCTATAAAGAATTGAATAAGGTATGGAAGCAGTTGACACATCTTCCGGTGCTCAAACGTTATCTCGCCGCTTTCTTCTTCTACAATATGGGGGTTCAAACAGTGATGTTAGCAGCGACATTGTATGGTAAGAGTGAATTGAATATACCTACACAGAATCTCATCATTGCGATATTGATCATTCAATTGGTCGCAGTACCGGGAGCGTATACGATCGCTAAATTATCTGATAAGCTGGGCAACTTCCGGGCATTGATGGTAACGGTTTCTTTATGGATCATACTTTGTATCATCGGGTATTTATTGCCTCGTGATGGGGTCAATGAGTTTTATGCACTTGCTGTATTGGTTGGTTTTGTAATGGGAGGTATCCAATCGCTGAGCAGAAGTACCTATGCGAAGCTGATGCCTGAAACCAAAGACACTACTTCGTTTTTCAGTTTTTATGATGTCACTGAAAAGATCGCGATCGTAATAGGAATGTTCAGTTTCGGTTATATCAACGAATACACGGGATCGCAACGTAATTCAGTACTGGCTCTAGTGGTTTTCTTTGTGATTGGATTGATATTACTCACCTTTGCGTCAGCTACAAAACACAAACAAGGAAAAGTAAACTGA
- a CDS encoding sodium-dependent bicarbonate transport family permease, with the protein MNFNLLLENLTNPALLFFVLGIVAVLLKSDLEIPPNSSKFISLYLLFAIGFRGGQELSHEVLTSEILWLMLAGIAISLIIPLYTFFILKKKFNVFDAGAIAAAYGSVSAVTFVTATSYLEQQQLHLHGYMVAVMALMESPAIIIGLLLISYFSTTESNEFSKRSVAKHAITNGSVLLILGSLVIGYLANNKQAEDIKPFTNDLFKGFLAIFLLDMGITSGRKLKSLFGFGWFPFAFAICIPLFNGVAVAWLSQFVTADVSNRFILSILAASASYIAVPAAMKIAVPQANPGLFLPMTLAVTFPINITVGMPLYYCVIV; encoded by the coding sequence ATGAACTTTAATCTTTTACTGGAAAACCTCACTAACCCTGCTCTTTTATTTTTTGTTCTTGGCATTGTAGCAGTACTTTTGAAAAGTGATTTGGAAATCCCCCCCAACTCATCCAAATTCATTTCACTGTACCTGCTTTTTGCCATTGGATTCAGGGGTGGACAGGAGCTCTCACATGAAGTACTTACCAGTGAGATACTTTGGTTGATGTTAGCAGGTATTGCCATTTCACTGATCATTCCTTTGTATACATTTTTCATTCTCAAAAAGAAGTTTAATGTATTCGACGCAGGTGCGATTGCTGCTGCCTATGGCTCTGTAAGTGCCGTTACATTTGTAACCGCCACTTCTTATCTTGAACAACAGCAATTGCATTTACATGGATACATGGTTGCTGTAATGGCTTTAATGGAATCTCCCGCTATTATCATTGGACTTTTATTGATCTCTTACTTCTCCACTACTGAATCCAACGAGTTCTCAAAGAGATCGGTGGCTAAGCATGCCATTACCAATGGAAGTGTGTTACTGATCTTAGGAAGTTTGGTCATTGGTTATCTGGCCAATAATAAACAGGCAGAAGACATCAAACCATTTACCAATGATCTGTTCAAAGGTTTTTTGGCGATCTTTTTATTGGATATGGGTATTACCAGTGGAAGAAAATTAAAATCACTCTTTGGATTTGGCTGGTTCCCTTTTGCATTCGCCATTTGTATTCCATTGTTCAATGGCGTTGCCGTGGCTTGGCTGAGTCAGTTTGTAACGGCTGATGTATCTAACCGATTTATTCTTTCGATACTCGCTGCCAGTGCATCCTATATCGCCGTACCTGCAGCCATGAAAATAGCAGTGCCGCAAGCCAACCCCGGTCTTTTTCTACCGATGACTTTAGCGGTCACTTTTCCGATCAATATTACAGTGGGGATGCCTTTGTATTACTGTGTGATTGTATAA
- the ruvC gene encoding crossover junction endodeoxyribonuclease RuvC yields the protein MAKDEIILGIDPGTQLMGYALLRIHKGQPQVLLMDVLKLTKEKDIYARLEMIHTRVCELVKLYKPSTFAIEAPFFGKNVQSMLKLGRAQGVAIAAAMQAGLNVTEYSPKKVKQSITGNGNADKDQIWRMLQRILQIEEKPQYFDATDALAVALCHHYQSSSPLIKTGKPLKGWEDFLNKNPDRVKKKS from the coding sequence ATGGCCAAAGACGAGATCATCCTCGGTATCGATCCGGGTACCCAACTGATGGGGTATGCGTTATTGCGTATCCATAAGGGACAACCTCAGGTATTGTTGATGGATGTACTCAAGCTGACCAAAGAAAAAGACATTTATGCGCGTCTGGAAATGATCCATACCCGTGTTTGTGAATTGGTCAAATTATACAAGCCTTCCACTTTTGCGATTGAAGCTCCTTTTTTCGGCAAGAATGTTCAAAGTATGCTAAAACTTGGAAGAGCACAAGGTGTTGCTATCGCAGCTGCCATGCAAGCCGGTTTGAATGTGACCGAATACTCTCCCAAAAAAGTAAAGCAATCCATTACAGGGAATGGCAATGCCGATAAAGATCAAATATGGAGAATGTTACAACGCATTTTACAGATCGAAGAAAAGCCACAATACTTTGATGCAACGGATGCGCTGGCCGTAGCACTTTGTCATCACTATCAATCTTCATCCCCACTTATCAAAACAGGAAAACCTTTAAAAGGATGGGAAGATTTCTTGAATAAAAATCCGGATAGAGTGAAGAAGAAATCTTAG
- a CDS encoding permease-like cell division protein FtsX gives MADSAKSSLKRSKPNYIYTIIGVALVLLIMGIMGWFFLNINSVGSAFKEDIRISAYLRTLNKDTIGQIQQHIAARPYTKTVTYVDKKKAQEIWNRENNEDWAKILDVNPLPESIDFYAKAEYVNKDSLNKISAELLAKYGNQITDIQYPQTLVGNLNERAAKIGLIFLVIAIILCIIVIISIDNTIRLAMFSNRFLIKTMQMVGATRGFIARPLNIRAVVNGLISSGIAIILLFSIISWAESQFPQLKAIRDWKLTFILFGGLIVLGVGISVYSTHRSVLKYLKMKLDDLY, from the coding sequence ATGGCAGATAGTGCAAAATCTTCTTTAAAGCGTAGTAAACCGAATTATATCTATACCATCATTGGTGTGGCCCTAGTCTTGTTGATCATGGGTATCATGGGCTGGTTTTTCCTCAATATCAATTCGGTAGGCAGTGCTTTTAAGGAAGATATTCGTATCAGTGCTTATCTGAGGACCTTAAATAAAGATACCATTGGTCAGATCCAGCAACATATTGCTGCTCGTCCGTATACTAAAACGGTGACCTATGTAGACAAGAAAAAAGCTCAGGAGATCTGGAACCGTGAGAACAACGAAGACTGGGCCAAGATCCTGGATGTAAACCCTTTGCCTGAAAGCATTGATTTTTATGCGAAGGCAGAATATGTAAATAAAGACAGTCTCAATAAAATATCTGCAGAACTATTAGCGAAGTATGGCAATCAGATCACGGATATCCAGTACCCGCAAACATTGGTGGGTAATTTGAATGAACGTGCTGCGAAGATCGGTTTGATATTTTTAGTTATCGCGATCATTCTGTGTATCATTGTCATCATTAGTATCGATAATACAATTCGTTTAGCGATGTTCAGTAATCGATTCCTGATCAAGACCATGCAAATGGTAGGTGCTACAAGAGGTTTCATTGCGCGTCCTTTAAATATCAGGGCAGTGGTGAATGGACTGATCAGTTCCGGTATTGCGATCATTTTATTGTTCAGTATCATCAGCTGGGCTGAGAGTCAATTCCCCCAATTGAAGGCGATTCGTGACTGGAAACTTACTTTTATACTTTTCGGCGGACTGATCGTGTTAGGTGTGGGTATTTCTGTTTATTCCACCCACCGCAGTGTGCTGAAATATTTGAAAATGAAATTGGATGATCTTTATTAG
- a CDS encoding MBL fold metallo-hydrolase, whose protein sequence is MKLYSINSGNFKLDGGAMFGVVPKSMWNKLNPADENNMCSWAMRCLLVEDGNKLILIDNGMGDKQDAKFFGHYYLHGEDTLDKSLARHGFHRDDITDVFLTHLHFDHCGGSIIRQGDQLVPAFKNAVYWSNERHWNWAVKPNDREKASFLKENILPIQESGQLHFVESPVSGFREDGHLHTVELFNHFSVRFVNGHTEKMMLPQIQYKGHTLVYMADLLPSTAHLPIPYVMAYDMFPLTTLQEKKNFLQEAVDKNYILYFEHDYFNECCTLQLTEKGVRVAETFALNTL, encoded by the coding sequence ATGAAATTATATTCGATCAATAGCGGCAATTTTAAACTGGATGGAGGAGCAATGTTTGGGGTCGTTCCTAAAAGTATGTGGAACAAGCTGAACCCGGCAGATGAAAATAATATGTGCTCCTGGGCCATGCGTTGTTTATTGGTGGAAGATGGCAATAAACTGATATTGATCGATAATGGCATGGGGGATAAGCAAGACGCTAAATTCTTCGGTCATTATTATTTACATGGAGAAGATACATTGGACAAATCATTGGCACGTCATGGTTTTCATAGAGATGATATCACTGATGTTTTCTTAACCCATCTTCACTTTGATCATTGCGGAGGTAGCATTATACGGCAAGGAGATCAATTGGTGCCGGCCTTCAAAAATGCAGTGTATTGGAGTAATGAACGACATTGGAATTGGGCAGTAAAACCCAATGACAGAGAAAAAGCCTCTTTTCTAAAAGAGAACATTTTACCGATACAAGAGAGTGGACAGTTACATTTTGTTGAAAGTCCCGTATCTGGTTTTCGGGAGGATGGTCATTTACATACTGTTGAACTTTTCAATCATTTTTCTGTTCGATTCGTTAACGGTCATACAGAGAAAATGATGCTGCCCCAGATACAATACAAGGGACACACCCTCGTGTATATGGCAGATCTATTACCTTCTACCGCTCATTTGCCCATTCCTTATGTGATGGCTTATGACATGTTTCCACTGACAACACTACAAGAGAAGAAAAATTTCCTACAAGAAGCAGTGGATAAAAACTACATATTATACTTTGAACATGACTATTTCAATGAATGTTGCACCTTACAACTCACTGAAAAAGGCGTTCGCGTAGCAGAAACCTTTGCGTTAAATACATTGTAG
- a CDS encoding lysylphosphatidylglycerol synthase domain-containing protein yields MSFSIYQQIVEQKDLAGSWEMIKSCLYGPPSGKLLLVILLVLINYGIESLKWKIIQSSIQKISFWKAFKAVLSGHAIAFNSINRIGDTAGRILYLDEGNRLKGAALSFVGSISIIIIHIVFGLVGMTYMRINILDATHSLEGLSLFWMTALMSILTLGVSVLILLFFRLSWLIRLLEKIPFVAKYRFVIEHMESLHWRFLTKILLISAIRYVVIVMQYVLLFGVFNVTFDFLDASALVMVMFLVLMIIPSITMAELGLRGSISLQLFGMLSDNKLGIVAAAVGVWIITQIIPAIIGSIFLLGIRFFSNTNKE; encoded by the coding sequence TTGAGCTTTTCTATTTATCAGCAGATCGTTGAGCAAAAAGATCTGGCAGGATCATGGGAGATGATCAAGTCATGTCTCTATGGCCCCCCATCCGGCAAGTTATTATTGGTGATTCTTTTGGTATTGATCAATTATGGTATTGAATCTTTGAAGTGGAAGATCATTCAATCATCGATTCAAAAAATATCATTTTGGAAAGCATTCAAAGCGGTGTTGTCGGGGCATGCAATTGCTTTTAATTCCATCAATCGCATTGGAGATACTGCAGGAAGGATTTTGTATTTAGATGAGGGGAATCGCTTAAAAGGTGCAGCATTATCTTTTGTTGGCAGTATCAGTATCATTATCATCCATATCGTATTCGGATTGGTAGGCATGACCTATATGCGAATTAACATTTTAGATGCAACGCATTCTTTAGAAGGTTTGTCGCTGTTTTGGATGACCGCATTAATGAGTATACTCACATTGGGTGTATCCGTACTCATTTTGTTGTTCTTCCGTTTGTCGTGGCTGATCCGGTTATTGGAGAAAATACCCTTTGTAGCGAAGTATCGTTTTGTAATTGAGCACATGGAATCTTTGCATTGGCGATTCTTAACAAAAATTTTGCTCATTTCCGCAATCAGATACGTTGTAATAGTAATGCAATATGTATTGTTATTCGGGGTGTTTAATGTGACGTTTGATTTTCTTGATGCTTCAGCTTTAGTAATGGTCATGTTTTTGGTGTTGATGATCATACCCTCGATCACAATGGCAGAACTGGGGCTTAGGGGAAGTATCAGTTTGCAGTTATTTGGCATGTTAAGTGATAATAAACTAGGCATCGTTGCGGCGGCTGTAGGTGTCTGGATAATTACACAGATCATACCGGCGATCATCGGTAGCATTTTTTTACTGGGAATCAGGTTTTTCAGTAACACAAATAAAGAATAG